The Candidatus Rokuibacteriota bacterium genome includes a window with the following:
- a CDS encoding ATP-binding protein, with product MTLEITPDLVRRLKRLRLGGLLPTLPDRVAHARQAKLSHLECLELLLQDEIDRRESHTLAQRLAVAGFDELVSVEQIVWDTTVSYDRPRVRELFTLHWLAERENIIFCGPVGVGKSFLAQALGHSACRAGHRVRYVTVAKLLQALLQSRADNSFERELRSWLAPDLLVLDDFGLRKLTAQQSSDFYDVLVERHKRAATVI from the coding sequence ATGACGCTGGAGATCACGCCTGATCTGGTCCGCCGCCTCAAGCGCCTGCGGCTGGGCGGCCTGCTGCCCACGCTGCCCGACCGTGTCGCGCACGCGCGCCAGGCGAAGCTCAGCCACCTCGAATGTCTCGAGCTGCTCCTGCAGGACGAGATCGACCGGCGCGAGAGCCACACCCTGGCGCAGCGCCTGGCCGTCGCCGGCTTCGACGAGCTCGTCAGCGTCGAGCAGATCGTCTGGGACACGACGGTGAGCTACGATCGCCCTCGCGTCCGCGAGCTGTTCACCCTCCACTGGCTCGCCGAGCGCGAGAACATCATCTTCTGCGGGCCGGTCGGGGTCGGGAAGAGCTTCCTCGCCCAGGCGCTCGGCCACAGCGCCTGTCGCGCGGGCCACCGCGTGCGCTACGTCACGGTCGCCAAGCTCCTGCAGGCCCTGCTCCAGTCCCGCGCCGACAACTCCTTCGAGCGGGAGCTGCGCAGCTGGCTCGCGCCCGACCTGCTCGTCCTCGATGATTTTGGTCTCCGGAAGCTCACCGCCCAGCAGTCGAGCGACTTCTATGACGTCCTGGTCGAGCGGCATAAGCGCGCCGCGACCGTGATCTAA